From Sphingopyxis sp. MWB1, a single genomic window includes:
- a CDS encoding fumarylacetoacetate hydrolase family protein, producing the protein MKLGMIRHEGTPLVIARVEGDRAVAIDAYRWMEDLIEAEAAGLDAAHEAIVAAQAGRLPVIDVSNADWMPPNPRPSKILGCAVNNNNLNNKAMKPMTAPMFFIKGRSALTAHNKTIDILKDHGPSIPEPEPVVVFGKRAKNVSPEEALDYVFGYTLTNDVTASGVKFTQDSIALKQTADIVKPHHTAWRPKFEGDDTWLLFIYHSKSKAADTFASMGPWLTTKDEIADPNKLTVRGYIGDECYADDSTANYFFSVERVIAEASKWFTMEPGDCIHTGTASKGTEKHPRGNIGTYLNQYDGYLTDVEVEGLGRLSNRINLEK; encoded by the coding sequence ATGAAGCTGGGAATGATACGACATGAAGGCACGCCGCTGGTGATCGCGCGCGTCGAGGGCGACCGCGCGGTCGCGATCGACGCCTATCGCTGGATGGAGGATCTGATCGAGGCGGAGGCGGCGGGGCTCGACGCCGCGCACGAAGCGATCGTCGCGGCGCAGGCTGGGCGCCTGCCGGTCATCGACGTGTCGAACGCCGATTGGATGCCGCCCAATCCGCGCCCGTCGAAAATCCTTGGCTGCGCGGTCAACAACAATAATCTCAATAACAAGGCGATGAAGCCGATGACCGCCCCGATGTTCTTCATCAAGGGCCGTTCGGCGCTCACCGCGCACAACAAGACGATCGACATTCTGAAGGATCATGGCCCCTCGATCCCCGAACCCGAACCCGTCGTTGTGTTCGGCAAAAGGGCCAAGAATGTCTCGCCCGAAGAGGCGCTCGACTATGTGTTCGGCTACACGCTCACCAACGACGTGACCGCCAGCGGGGTGAAGTTCACCCAGGACTCGATCGCGCTCAAACAGACCGCCGACATCGTCAAGCCGCACCACACCGCCTGGCGCCCGAAATTCGAAGGCGACGATACCTGGCTGCTCTTCATCTATCATTCCAAGTCAAAGGCCGCCGACACCTTCGCCTCGATGGGTCCCTGGCTGACGACGAAGGACGAGATCGCCGATCCGAACAAGCTCACCGTTCGCGGCTATATCGGCGACGAATGCTATGCCGACGATTCGACCGCCAATTATTTCTTCTCGGTCGAACGGGTGATAGCCGAAGCGTCGAAATGGTTCACGATGGAACCGGGCGACTGCATCCATACCGGCACCGCGTCAAAGGGTACCGAAAAGCACCCGCGCGGCAATATCGGCACCTATCTCAACCAATATGACGGTTATCTGACCGATGTGGAGGTCGAAGGACTCGGCCGCCTGTCGAACCGCATCAATCTGGAGAAATGA
- a CDS encoding MBL fold metallo-hydrolase — protein MAKPFASSADMTEKKETLEVLADGVYALTAEGDPNVGAVEGEDFIVCIEARATPAAARDWLAQLRQHTQKPVRYLVLTHYHAVRVLGASAFDAQDIIMSDATAALVEERGEQDWASEFGRMPRLFKQPEEIPGLTRPTITFADHHVIELGGDRGRLELQFCGRGHTEGDIAVWHEKSGTLFAGDLVEAQAALYTGDAFHFDWASDTLDRVKAFQAEHLVGGRGAVANGRAQVDAAVEQTREFLNGMIEHVGAAHKRGGTLKDAFEATHAALAPKFGHWPIFEHCLPFNVQRLWDEFDGIERPRIWTMERDREVWDQLQG, from the coding sequence ATGGCAAAGCCGTTCGCATCGTCGGCCGACATGACCGAAAAGAAGGAAACGCTCGAGGTTCTGGCCGACGGCGTCTATGCGCTGACCGCAGAGGGCGACCCCAATGTCGGCGCGGTAGAGGGCGAGGATTTCATCGTCTGCATCGAGGCGCGGGCCACCCCCGCCGCCGCGCGCGACTGGCTGGCGCAGCTGCGCCAGCACACGCAAAAGCCGGTGCGCTATCTGGTGCTCACCCATTATCACGCCGTCCGCGTGCTCGGCGCCAGCGCCTTTGATGCCCAAGACATCATCATGAGCGACGCGACCGCCGCGCTGGTCGAGGAACGCGGCGAACAGGATTGGGCCAGCGAGTTCGGCCGGATGCCGCGCCTGTTCAAACAGCCGGAGGAAATTCCCGGCCTCACGCGCCCGACAATCACCTTTGCCGACCATCATGTGATCGAACTGGGCGGCGATCGCGGGCGGCTTGAGCTGCAATTTTGCGGACGCGGGCATACAGAGGGCGACATCGCCGTCTGGCATGAAAAGAGCGGCACGCTCTTCGCGGGCGACTTGGTCGAGGCGCAGGCCGCGCTCTACACCGGCGATGCCTTTCACTTCGACTGGGCGTCGGACACGCTCGACCGGGTCAAGGCGTTTCAGGCCGAACATCTGGTCGGCGGACGCGGCGCCGTCGCGAACGGGCGGGCACAGGTTGACGCCGCGGTCGAACAGACGCGCGAATTTCTGAACGGCATGATCGAACATGTCGGCGCGGCGCACAAGCGCGGCGGGACGCTCAAAGATGCGTTCGAGGCGACCCATGCGGCGCTCGCCCCCAAATTCGGCCATTGGCCGATCTTCGAACATTGCCTGCCGTTCAACGTCCAGCGCCTGTGGGACGAATTTGACGGGATCGAACGGCCGCGCATCTGGACGATGGAGCGCGACCGAGAGGTCTGGGACCAGTTGCAGGGCTGA
- a CDS encoding DUF2783 domain-containing protein produces the protein MTGLITEPNIAGVDDIYERLIAMHADASTEESLKLAARLNLILINHIGDPAVVAEAITLAAQRRKGKPR, from the coding sequence ATGACCGGCCTGATCACCGAACCCAATATCGCCGGGGTCGACGACATCTATGAAAGGCTGATCGCGATGCACGCGGATGCCTCGACCGAAGAGAGTCTGAAGCTGGCGGCGCGGCTCAACCTGATCCTGATCAACCATATCGGCGATCCGGCAGTGGTGGCAGAGGCCATCACGCTCGCCGCCCAGCGCCGGAAAGGCAAACCGCGCTGA
- a CDS encoding FAD-dependent oxidoreductase: MANVANIPVWRDIGAAPHPAASLQQAPLVIVGAGPVGLAMALDLGRRGHPVVLLAQLDFVAAGSKAICFAKRSLDIFDRLGVGDAMVEKGVVWNVGKVFWGNREEPVFQFDMLPVKNQKRPGFINIQQYHVEDRLIDALGALPNVDLRWGHRLGGVETHADGVRVTVETAEGSYRIDAEWLIACDGSRSAVRDALGLDFEGRVFEDNFLIADVKMKGDRPSERWFWFDPPFNPGQSALMHKQPDDVWRLDFQLGWNIDREAAVKPENVDPLVRAMLGDDVEYEPEWYSVYTFQCRRMARFVHGRVVFAGDSAHLVSPFGARGCNGGLADVDNLGWKLDLILKGEAGAVLLESYDTEAIAIADENILNSSRSTDFMTPKTAASSAYRDAVLELANELPFARPFVNSGRLSTAVALPASPLNTPDADDWRGAGIAPGFPALDAPLGTGWLLESLGAGFTLIADGWADGATAAAADGFALIEPGTGDDVLRARYAIEPGTACLVRPDHYVCARWRHPDADAVRAAIARAKGKEL, encoded by the coding sequence ATGGCCAATGTCGCGAATATTCCGGTGTGGCGCGATATCGGCGCCGCGCCGCACCCCGCTGCATCGTTGCAGCAGGCGCCGCTGGTCATCGTCGGGGCGGGGCCGGTGGGTCTCGCCATGGCGCTTGACCTCGGGCGGCGCGGCCATCCGGTGGTGCTGCTCGCACAGCTCGATTTCGTGGCGGCGGGGTCAAAGGCGATCTGCTTTGCCAAACGCTCGCTCGACATTTTCGACCGGCTGGGGGTCGGCGACGCGATGGTCGAAAAGGGCGTGGTCTGGAACGTCGGCAAGGTGTTCTGGGGCAACCGCGAAGAACCGGTGTTCCAGTTCGACATGCTGCCGGTCAAAAATCAAAAGCGCCCCGGCTTCATCAACATCCAGCAATATCATGTCGAGGATCGGCTGATCGACGCGCTCGGCGCGCTGCCCAATGTCGACCTGCGCTGGGGCCATCGGCTGGGCGGGGTAGAGACACACGCCGACGGCGTCCGCGTGACGGTCGAAACGGCAGAGGGCAGCTATCGCATCGACGCCGAATGGCTCATCGCCTGCGACGGCAGCCGCTCGGCGGTGCGCGACGCGCTCGGCCTCGATTTCGAAGGCCGGGTGTTCGAGGATAATTTCCTCATCGCCGATGTGAAGATGAAGGGGGATCGGCCGTCCGAACGCTGGTTCTGGTTCGACCCGCCGTTCAACCCCGGCCAGTCGGCGCTGATGCACAAACAGCCCGACGATGTGTGGCGGCTCGACTTCCAGCTTGGCTGGAACATTGACCGCGAAGCCGCTGTAAAACCTGAAAATGTCGATCCGCTCGTCCGCGCTATGCTGGGCGATGATGTCGAATATGAACCCGAATGGTATAGCGTCTATACCTTCCAGTGCCGCCGCATGGCGCGCTTCGTCCACGGCCGCGTGGTCTTTGCGGGCGACAGCGCGCATCTGGTTTCGCCCTTTGGCGCGCGCGGCTGCAACGGCGGCCTCGCCGATGTCGACAATCTGGGGTGGAAGCTAGACCTGATCCTGAAGGGCGAGGCGGGGGCGGTGCTGCTCGAAAGCTATGATACCGAAGCGATCGCGATCGCCGACGAGAATATCCTGAACTCCAGCCGCTCGACCGATTTCATGACGCCAAAAACGGCGGCGAGCAGCGCCTATCGCGACGCGGTGCTCGAACTCGCGAACGAGCTGCCCTTCGCGCGACCCTTCGTCAATTCGGGGCGGCTGTCGACCGCGGTGGCCTTGCCCGCCAGCCCGCTGAACACCCCCGATGCCGACGACTGGCGCGGCGCGGGCATCGCGCCGGGCTTTCCTGCGCTCGACGCGCCGCTCGGTACCGGCTGGCTCCTCGAAAGCCTGGGCGCGGGCTTCACGCTGATCGCCGACGGCTGGGCCGACGGCGCGACCGCCGCGGCGGCCGACGGCTTTGCGCTCATCGAACCGGGGACGGGGGATGATGTGCTGCGCGCGCGCTATGCGATCGAACCCGGCACCGCCTGTCTGGTGCGGCCCGATCATTATGTCTGCGCGCGCTGGCGCCATCCCGATGCCGACGCCGTCCGTGCGGCGATCGCGCGGGCAAAGGGGAAGGAACTATGA
- a CDS encoding amidohydrolase family protein — translation MSGPVIDVHTHMLSAEWVAMLRDHGGPKYEVKPTKAGQESVYLGGNPFVTLTPGMFDYDLRIANMDKAAVDVAIVSLTCPNVYWGGEEVSTAAAAAMNDLMAYQQGRYPDRLRFFASLPWQYADRAVAELERAVKAGAVGVFVSANIDGESLTAPRFAPVWEAIDRLALPVLVHPTAPQGSVELQLDEYGLVPPVGFMIDTTLAISRMIFDGFFDRYEKLGIIAGHGGATLPYLAGRLDRCHEMIPACAEKISDKPSSYLRKIYYDSVVYEKSALDLCIEVAGGPERLMYGSDYPHNIGDMEGCLGRVNALDAGAARQIKSLTAQKLFKL, via the coding sequence ATGTCGGGGCCGGTTATCGACGTCCACACCCATATGCTCAGCGCAGAATGGGTGGCCATGCTTCGCGACCATGGCGGACCCAAATATGAGGTCAAGCCGACCAAGGCCGGGCAGGAATCGGTCTATCTGGGCGGCAACCCCTTTGTCACGCTGACGCCGGGAATGTTCGATTACGACCTGCGCATCGCCAATATGGACAAGGCGGCGGTCGATGTCGCGATCGTGTCGCTGACCTGCCCCAATGTCTATTGGGGTGGCGAAGAGGTCAGCACCGCGGCGGCGGCCGCTATGAACGACCTCATGGCCTATCAGCAGGGCCGCTATCCCGACCGGCTCCGCTTTTTTGCCTCGCTGCCCTGGCAATATGCCGACCGCGCGGTGGCAGAGCTTGAACGGGCGGTAAAGGCCGGCGCCGTCGGCGTGTTCGTGTCGGCGAATATCGACGGCGAAAGCCTGACCGCGCCTCGGTTCGCCCCGGTGTGGGAAGCGATCGACCGGCTCGCGCTCCCCGTCCTCGTCCACCCCACCGCGCCGCAGGGGTCGGTCGAACTCCAGCTCGACGAATATGGGCTGGTGCCGCCGGTCGGTTTCATGATCGACACGACGCTCGCCATTTCGCGGATGATCTTCGACGGCTTTTTCGACCGTTATGAAAAGCTGGGAATCATCGCGGGCCATGGCGGGGCGACCTTGCCCTATCTTGCAGGGCGCCTCGATCGCTGCCACGAAATGATCCCGGCCTGCGCCGAAAAGATCAGCGACAAGCCCTCCAGCTATTTGCGCAAAATCTATTATGACAGCGTCGTCTATGAAAAATCGGCGCTCGATCTGTGCATCGAGGTTGCGGGCGGGCCCGAACGGCTGATGTACGGGTCGGACTATCCGCACAATATCGGCGATATGGAAGGCTGCCTTGGCCGGGTGAATGCGCTAGACGCGGGCGCCGCACGCCAGATCAAGAGCCTCACCGCACAAAAGCTGTTCAAACTATGA
- a CDS encoding amino acid aminotransferase, translating into MFAQLPDPPVDPILGLAQLLASDSSPDKVDLGIGIYNDENGQAPVLDCVKAAERWLVENQPSKRYLSSAGHPEYNDHTRALLFGEGSDAHQRSRTIQAPGGTGALRLASDLIRRLRPGGRIFVPGPTWPNHPVLLKASGHELVVYPYYDLATGALRFDEMMACLAGMTSADTLLVHGCCHNPTGADLDLDQWGTVADIVAKTGSGVLVDLAYLGLGDGIDEDAAGIRLLAERLPEMIVASSYSKNFAVYRERVGALTLVGANATDAALAHAHTLPVARTLYSMPPDHGAAVVARVLGDADMRRGWEIELRTMRDRINAMRARLSSRLAGQSARDYSFIARQRGMFTMLGITPEGVEQLRSDHHVYVTNSGRVNIAGLNNNNVDRVADAIAAVSRD; encoded by the coding sequence ATGTTTGCTCAGCTTCCCGATCCGCCGGTCGATCCCATTCTTGGGCTCGCCCAATTGCTTGCGAGCGATTCGAGCCCCGACAAGGTCGATCTGGGCATCGGCATCTATAATGACGAAAACGGCCAGGCCCCCGTGCTCGACTGCGTCAAGGCCGCGGAACGCTGGCTGGTCGAAAACCAGCCGAGCAAGCGCTATCTGTCGTCGGCGGGGCATCCCGAATATAATGACCACACCCGCGCGCTTCTCTTCGGTGAAGGCAGCGACGCACACCAGCGCAGCCGGACGATCCAGGCCCCCGGCGGCACCGGCGCGCTGCGGCTGGCGTCGGACCTGATCCGGCGGCTGCGCCCCGGCGGGCGCATCTTCGTGCCCGGCCCGACCTGGCCGAACCATCCCGTGCTGCTGAAGGCAAGCGGGCACGAACTCGTCGTCTATCCCTATTATGATCTCGCCACCGGGGCGCTGCGCTTTGACGAGATGATGGCATGCCTTGCCGGCATGACCAGCGCCGATACCTTGCTCGTCCACGGCTGTTGTCACAATCCGACCGGCGCCGACCTGGACCTCGATCAGTGGGGCACGGTTGCCGACATCGTCGCAAAGACCGGCTCCGGGGTGCTCGTCGACCTTGCCTATCTGGGGCTCGGCGACGGGATCGACGAGGATGCGGCGGGCATTCGCCTGCTCGCCGAACGGCTGCCCGAAATGATCGTCGCCAGCTCTTATTCCAAGAATTTCGCGGTCTATCGCGAACGGGTCGGCGCGCTGACGCTGGTGGGCGCCAATGCAACGGATGCGGCGCTTGCCCATGCGCACACGCTGCCCGTCGCACGCACCCTCTATTCGATGCCGCCCGATCATGGCGCCGCGGTCGTCGCGCGCGTGCTCGGCGATGCCGACATGCGCCGCGGGTGGGAGATTGAGCTGCGCACGATGCGCGACCGTATCAATGCGATGCGCGCGCGCCTGTCGTCGCGCCTCGCGGGGCAAAGCGCGCGCGATTACAGCTTCATCGCGCGCCAGCGCGGCATGTTCACCATGCTGGGCATCACCCCCGAAGGCGTTGAGCAGCTGCGCAGCGATCATCATGTCTATGTCACCAATTCGGGCCGCGTGAACATCGCGGGGCTCAACAACAATAATGTCGACCGGGTCGCCGATGCGATCGCGGCCGTCAGCCGCGACTGA
- a CDS encoding fumarylacetoacetate hydrolase family protein, producing MKLVTFDAGQGERVGAVAADGSIVDLAANAAEAARPALASMLALIEGGEPALDLARDLLARNRGDHRHAAGAVRYCPPLPIPNSIRDFSNFELHCLQALETSMRMRAAAQPDPEAAYTRFKTSGAYDLPASWYERPYYFKGNRMTCSGHESTIRWPWFSTTMDYELEFAAIIGKRGVDIGVEDAADHIFGYTIYNDFSARDEQVRDQQFRMGPSKGKDFDTGNAMGPWIVTRDEIADASTLAMESRINGEVQGRGNSSGMQFSFEQCIAFVSRAETLYPGDVFGSGTAGNGCGFETGRYLEPGDVIELEVEGIGILRNRIGDRRI from the coding sequence ATGAAACTCGTCACTTTCGATGCCGGACAGGGCGAACGGGTCGGCGCGGTCGCCGCCGACGGGTCGATCGTCGACCTGGCCGCGAACGCCGCAGAGGCCGCACGCCCCGCGCTGGCGTCGATGCTGGCGCTGATCGAAGGCGGCGAGCCGGCGCTGGACCTGGCGCGCGACCTTCTGGCGCGCAACCGCGGCGACCACCGCCACGCGGCCGGGGCCGTCCGTTATTGCCCACCGCTGCCCATCCCCAATTCGATCCGCGACTTTTCGAATTTCGAGCTGCATTGCCTGCAGGCGCTGGAAACGAGCATGCGGATGCGCGCGGCGGCGCAGCCCGACCCCGAGGCCGCCTATACCCGGTTCAAGACGAGCGGCGCATACGACCTGCCCGCGAGCTGGTATGAACGCCCCTATTATTTCAAGGGCAACCGCATGACCTGTTCGGGGCATGAATCGACGATCCGCTGGCCCTGGTTCAGCACGACGATGGATTATGAGCTGGAATTCGCTGCGATCATCGGCAAGCGCGGGGTCGATATCGGCGTCGAGGATGCCGCCGACCATATCTTTGGCTATACCATCTATAATGATTTTTCCGCGCGCGACGAACAGGTGCGCGACCAGCAGTTCCGCATGGGCCCGTCGAAGGGCAAGGATTTCGACACGGGCAATGCGATGGGCCCGTGGATCGTCACCCGCGACGAAATCGCAGACGCATCGACGCTGGCGATGGAATCGCGGATCAATGGCGAGGTGCAGGGGCGCGGCAATTCGTCGGGGATGCAGTTCAGTTTCGAACAATGCATCGCCTTCGTCTCGCGCGCCGAAACGCTGTACCCCGGCGACGTCTTTGGATCGGGCACCGCCGGCAATGGCTGCGGGTTCGAGACCGGCCGCTATCTGGAACCCGGCGACGTGATCGAGCTGGAGGTCGAGGGCATCGGCATCCTGCGCAACCGCATCGGCGACCGCCGCATCTGA
- a CDS encoding aromatic ring-hydroxylating dioxygenase subunit alpha — MVRAEQNQRFTQVGPGTPMGELLRRYWHPFAAVAEIDDLGIKPLRLLGEDLVAFKSKNGSYGLIDRHCPHRRADMANGIIEEEGLRCSYHGWCFAGSGQCLEQPFEDIANPKARFKDKIRTKAYPVEAKAGMLWAYMGPQPAPLVPNWEPFTWANGFQQIVFADVPCNWFQCQENSCDPVHFEWMHRNWSSVLKGDGSYGPTHLELAFEEFEFGHIYKRVREDTDKDNPHWTVGATALWPNAFFLGDHIEWRVPVDDENTLSVTWMFHRVPADREPFSQQRIPYWKGPVKDDRGQWITSHVMNQDIVAWAGQGVIADRTQEHLGKSDWGIVMMRRSFEANMKLVEAGEGDPKAVIRDAEFNRCVELPIKHKELFTASMTLEESRRLGDTLQYRINRPDYQHQVGQPEAVKREYQIAMGMIPEDATETI, encoded by the coding sequence ATGGTGCGGGCCGAACAGAATCAACGCTTCACACAGGTGGGACCGGGCACCCCGATGGGCGAGTTGCTCCGGCGCTATTGGCACCCCTTTGCGGCGGTCGCCGAAATCGACGATCTGGGCATCAAGCCCCTGCGCCTTCTTGGCGAGGATCTGGTCGCGTTCAAGTCGAAAAATGGCAGCTATGGCCTCATCGACCGCCACTGCCCGCACCGCCGCGCCGACATGGCGAACGGAATTATCGAGGAAGAAGGGCTGCGCTGCAGCTATCATGGCTGGTGCTTCGCGGGGTCGGGCCAGTGCCTCGAACAGCCGTTCGAGGATATCGCCAACCCCAAGGCGCGCTTCAAGGACAAGATCCGCACCAAAGCCTATCCGGTGGAGGCAAAGGCGGGGATGCTCTGGGCCTATATGGGGCCGCAGCCCGCGCCGCTCGTTCCCAATTGGGAACCCTTCACCTGGGCCAATGGCTTTCAGCAGATCGTCTTTGCCGACGTGCCGTGCAACTGGTTCCAGTGCCAGGAAAACAGTTGCGATCCCGTCCATTTCGAATGGATGCACCGCAACTGGTCGTCGGTGCTGAAGGGCGACGGCAGCTATGGCCCCACCCATCTTGAACTGGCGTTCGAGGAATTTGAGTTCGGCCATATCTACAAGCGCGTGCGCGAAGATACCGACAAGGACAATCCGCACTGGACCGTGGGCGCGACCGCGCTCTGGCCCAACGCCTTTTTCCTGGGCGACCACATCGAATGGCGCGTGCCTGTCGACGATGAAAACACGCTGTCGGTCACCTGGATGTTCCACCGCGTCCCCGCCGACCGCGAACCCTTCTCCCAGCAGCGCATCCCTTATTGGAAGGGGCCGGTAAAGGATGATCGGGGCCAGTGGATCACCAGCCATGTGATGAACCAGGACATTGTCGCCTGGGCCGGGCAGGGGGTGATCGCCGACCGCACGCAGGAACATCTGGGCAAGAGCGACTGGGGCATCGTCATGATGCGCCGCAGCTTCGAAGCGAACATGAAATTGGTCGAGGCGGGCGAGGGCGATCCCAAGGCGGTGATCCGCGACGCGGAATTCAACCGCTGCGTCGAACTGCCGATCAAGCACAAGGAACTCTTCACCGCCTCGATGACGCTCGAGGAAAGCCGGCGGCTCGGCGACACGCTGCAATATCGGATCAACCGCCCCGATTATCAGCACCAGGTCGGCCAGCCCGAAGCGGTGAAGCGCGAATATCAGATCGCGATGGGGATGATCCCCGAAGACGCGACCGAAACCATCTAA
- a CDS encoding aldehyde dehydrogenase family protein, with product MTTFSLIIDGRAHAAAATFPVVNPATGEAFADAPLADVGDLEKAVAAARRAFPAWAATPIDERAKAIDAIADAIEAEKDALAALLSLEQGKPRHGGAAGEINGSIGWARATAKLRPGVQVVQDDDAMRVEIRRKPLGVVGSITPWNFPVMIAVWHIIPALLTGNTVVMKPSSYTPLSALRLIEIMAAHLPAGVVNSVTGEGDIGRAMSEHRGIDKIVFTGSTPTGRSIMASGAGNLKRLTLELGGNDAAIVLADADVDKVAPKLFQKAFGNSGQICAAVKRIYVHDSLHDALAEKIADLARAAVVGPGDDPATQYGPVQNRAQFDLVRALADDARARGGRFLAGGEPLDRPGYFFPLSVVVDVSDGDRIVDEEQFGPIVPLIRFSDPEDALARANANENGLGGSVWSSDADAAAALALRLETGTAWVNDHAVISPDVPFGGAKQSGIGAEFGLHGLEEYMQLQTVRVNKV from the coding sequence ATGACCACATTCTCGCTGATCATCGACGGGCGGGCGCACGCCGCGGCGGCGACCTTCCCGGTCGTCAACCCCGCCACCGGCGAAGCCTTCGCCGACGCTCCGCTCGCCGATGTGGGCGATCTGGAAAAGGCCGTCGCGGCGGCGCGGCGCGCCTTTCCTGCGTGGGCGGCGACCCCGATTGACGAGCGCGCAAAGGCGATCGACGCGATCGCCGACGCGATCGAGGCCGAAAAGGACGCGCTCGCCGCGCTCCTTTCGCTCGAACAGGGCAAGCCCCGCCATGGCGGGGCGGCGGGCGAAATCAACGGATCAATCGGCTGGGCGCGCGCCACCGCGAAGCTCCGCCCGGGGGTACAGGTGGTGCAGGACGATGACGCGATGCGCGTTGAAATCCGTCGCAAACCGCTCGGCGTCGTCGGGTCGATCACGCCGTGGAACTTCCCGGTGATGATCGCGGTGTGGCACATCATCCCCGCGCTGCTCACCGGCAATACGGTGGTGATGAAGCCTTCCTCCTACACCCCGCTGTCGGCGCTGCGGTTGATCGAGATCATGGCCGCGCACCTGCCCGCGGGGGTCGTCAATTCGGTGACCGGCGAAGGCGACATCGGCCGCGCCATGTCCGAACATCGCGGCATTGACAAGATCGTCTTTACCGGATCGACCCCGACCGGCCGGTCGATCATGGCCAGCGGCGCGGGCAATTTAAAGCGGCTGACGCTCGAACTTGGCGGTAACGACGCCGCGATCGTGCTTGCCGACGCCGACGTCGATAAGGTCGCGCCAAAGCTGTTTCAAAAGGCGTTCGGCAACAGCGGCCAGATTTGCGCGGCGGTAAAGCGTATCTATGTCCACGACAGCCTGCACGATGCGCTGGCCGAAAAGATCGCCGACCTCGCCCGCGCGGCGGTGGTCGGGCCGGGCGACGATCCCGCGACCCAATATGGCCCGGTCCAGAACCGCGCGCAGTTCGACCTCGTCCGCGCGCTCGCCGACGATGCGCGCGCGCGCGGCGGACGCTTCCTTGCGGGCGGCGAACCGCTCGACCGACCGGGCTATTTCTTCCCGCTGTCGGTCGTGGTCGATGTGTCCGACGGCGACCGCATCGTCGATGAAGAACAGTTCGGCCCCATCGTCCCGCTGATCCGCTTCAGCGATCCCGAAGATGCGCTGGCGCGCGCCAATGCGAATGAAAACGGCCTTGGCGGGTCGGTCTGGTCGTCCGACGCCGACGCGGCGGCGGCGCTTGCGCTGCGGCTCGAAACCGGGACGGCGTGGGTCAACGATCATGCCGTCATCTCGCCCGACGTGCCCTTTGGCGGGGCCAAGCAATCGGGTATTGGTGCCGAATTCGGCCTCCACGGGCTGGAGGAGTATATGCAGCTTCAGACGGTGCGCGTGAACAAGGTCTAA
- a CDS encoding IclR family transcriptional regulator, with the protein MTDDNGNAEDDVGSARVKSVEVTVQILEVLTEATEPVRVTDMARRLGMTKARVSRHLQTLTRLGLVDRAREGEGYVFGRKLLKFGRAAVYRSNLVELARPFLQQLFNSTGHTALLATPTRGGAMVVSSVNNQFEPGIMIHPGMLLTLPTSPAARLIYFFEDQKPTPPRVAANLRQYGVDFEANPHGSGLGGIAAPIFEPDGLIAGTLGIILSSSLLMPEPEGDLLEQVSYVAACLQAEYAEGSTSPLMPPREA; encoded by the coding sequence ATGACCGATGATAACGGAAATGCCGAAGACGATGTGGGTTCGGCGCGCGTCAAAAGCGTCGAGGTTACCGTCCAGATATTGGAGGTGCTGACCGAGGCGACCGAACCCGTGCGCGTCACCGACATGGCGCGGCGGCTGGGCATGACCAAGGCGCGCGTGTCGCGCCATCTGCAGACGCTGACCCGTCTCGGCCTGGTCGACCGTGCGCGCGAGGGGGAGGGCTATGTTTTCGGCCGCAAGCTGCTGAAGTTCGGCCGCGCGGCGGTCTATCGCAGCAATCTGGTCGAACTGGCGCGGCCCTTTCTGCAGCAATTGTTCAATAGCACCGGGCACACAGCCCTTCTGGCAACCCCCACGCGCGGGGGGGCCATGGTGGTGTCGTCGGTCAATAACCAGTTTGAGCCAGGGATAATGATTCATCCGGGCATGCTGTTGACATTGCCCACCTCGCCAGCCGCACGATTAATCTATTTCTTTGAGGATCAAAAGCCCACGCCGCCGCGGGTCGCGGCAAATCTGCGTCAATATGGGGTCGATTTTGAAGCCAATCCGCACGGGAGTGGCCTTGGCGGCATTGCCGCTCCCATTTTCGAACCGGACGGTCTGATTGCGGGGACTTTAGGGATCATCTTGTCGTCCTCGCTCCTCATGCCCGAACCCGAGGGCGATTTGCTTGAGCAAGTCAGCTATGTAGCGGCCTGTCTTCAGGCTGAATATGCGGAAGGCTCCACATCGCCCTTGATGCCGCCGCGCGAGGCGTAA